Proteins encoded by one window of Anas platyrhynchos isolate ZD024472 breed Pekin duck chromosome 14, IASCAAS_PekinDuck_T2T, whole genome shotgun sequence:
- the LOC119718357 gene encoding LOW QUALITY PROTEIN: syncytin-A-like (The sequence of the model RefSeq protein was modified relative to this genomic sequence to represent the inferred CDS: inserted 2 bases in 1 codon; deleted 1 base in 1 codon): MINVLFVVWGLGVARAWEGNLHFNNTEGMGNALNLSSCWTCTALPRGNVESPLFGVPVSYANWSWPYDNLKNATLPSGESLLWRVGESCPPGQQLSKLPNGETLCWGFSSPLPARGTPLPSYTCGNNSIHALKFQLQELGKTIFIQRKNDTAPRVGHFKLSALNGATICSKDTQSNSSGCPAPIMAGLQLNYSYSCVPDGLWWLCGDGHARKSLPDHWDGTCTLGYVIPQGRVFNQTRPPAGLLRTLWKRSKDTFQPAVDRPTGYHSFLRWLMLSPGVSELEKALVSISATLEKKRQFYHRLRALQVEVSSLSTVGLQNQMALDLLMVKEGRVCTVIKXLSYIKQDKRIKTDREKVWEQSKLFHLAPMDDTMWGFTDIWDKLTRWLPNFRIKQLSLACIAMLFLEIFIFCILYCFLFLCHQTGRTYKEWKKHRLRQRTEEGKDFLDRNGIICQEAARLKRRN, encoded by the exons AtgattaatgttttgtttgtagtaTGGGGTTTAGGGGTTGCCAGGGCATGGGAAGGAAATCTACATTTTAACAACACCGAAGGAATGGGGAATGCCTTAAATCTGTCCTCGTGCTGGACTTGCACAGCCCTCCCCAGAGGGAATGTGGAATCTCCCCTTTTTGGAGTTCCGGTGTCCTACGCAAACTGGAGTTGGCCATATGACAACCTAAAAAATGCTACCCTGCCTTCTGGGGAAAGCCTGCTCTGGAGGGTGGGGGAATCCTGCCCTCCAGGACAGCAACTAAGCAAACTTCCAAATGGGGAGACCCTTTGTTGGGGCTTCTCGTCACCCTTACCAGCAAGAGGAACCCCGCTGCCGTCTTACACTTGCGGAAACAACAGCATTCATGCTCTTAAATttcagttgcaggaactgggaaaaacaatatttatacaAAGGAAGAATGACACTGCCCCAAGAGTGGGGCACTTTAAATTAAGTGCTCTTAATGGAGCAACCATATGCAGCAAGGATACCCAGTCAAACTCGTCAGGATGCCCGGCACCAATCATGGCAGGACTACAACTCAATTACTCCTACAGCTGTGTCCCAGATGGATTATGGTGGTTATGTGGGGATGGCCATGCCAGAAAATCCTTGCCAGACCACTGGGATGGGACCTGTACCTTGGGGTATGTTATCCCTCAAGGCAGAGTGTTTAATCAGACAAGGCCACCAGCAGGATTATTGAGGACATTGTGGAAAAGGAGTAAG GACACCTTCCAACCCGCAGTCGATAGGCCAACGGGTTATCACAGCTTTCTGCGTTGGCTCATGCTGTCTCCAGGAGTGAGTGAATTAGAAAAGGCATTAGTAAGTATTTCCGCCacattggagaaaaaaagacaattttaccATAGACTGAGAGCATTGCAGGTTGAAGTGAGCTCTCTAAGTACTGTAGGACTGCAAAATCAAATGGCATTAGACTTGTTGATGGTCAAAGAAGGCAGAGTGTGCACTGTAATCAA GTTGTCATAcataaaacaagacaaaagaaTCAAGACAGATCGTGAGAAAGTTTGGGAACAATCAAAACTCTTCCATCTAGCACCAATGGATGATACCATGTGGGGTTTTACAGACATTTGGGATAAGCTTACCAGGTGGTTACCTAATTTCAGGATCAAGCAGCTTTCCCTCGCTTGCATTGCTATGTTATTTCTTGAGATttttatattctgtattttatactgttttcttttcctatgtCATCAAACCGGGCGTACCTACAAAGAATGGAAGAAGCACAGGCTGAGGCAAAGGACAGAAGAAGGGAAGGATTTTCTAGATAGAAATGGAATAATCTGTCAAGAAGCTGCTAGATTAAAAAGGAGGaattga